The Cetobacterium sp. 8H DNA window CTTATCTAAAGCTTTTACTCCTGAGAACTCCTTAGTGATATTCTTCATATCCAATATGTTTTTTTTCAAGATTATCACCCCAAGATTTTTTTATTTTCCAAATACATCTTTTTCACTATGAAATCCATCTTTTACAATTGTCTCTTTAACATTATTTTTAGTTACAGCAATAGGCTCTAATAGAAGTGATGGTACTTCTTTATATCCATTGTTCACTGTCATATTCATATTTAACTTTTCATTATTTGCCATTTTTACAGCTAATGCTGCTGCTTCTTTTGCTAATTTTGGAATAGGTTTATAAACTGTAACTGTCTGTGTTCCATCTACAACCCTCTTCACTGCTGCTAAGTCTGCATCTTGTCCAGAAATTGGCACTTTCCCTGATAAGTTTTGAGCTGCTAAAGCTTGGATTGCTCCACCGGCAGTACTGTCATTTGATGCCACTACCGCATCAATTTTATTGTCATTAGCTGTCAATGCGTTTTCCATTATTTTCATAGCTTCTTCAGGTAACCAATCTTTTACCCACTGATCTCCAACTATAACGATATCCCCTTTATCCACTAAAGGTTGAACAGCTTTCATTTGACCCGCTCTAAACATCTTTGCATTGTTATCTGTTGGCGACCCTCCCATCATAAAATATCTTCCCTTAGGCATAGCCTCAACAATTGCTTTTCCTTGTAACTCTCCAACTTTTTCATTGTCAAAAGATATATATGCATCCACATCAGAATTAGTAAGCAATCTGTCATAAGCTAAAACTTTAATTCCATCTTGATGAGCTTGATCTACAATCGCTCCCATTACATCCCCGTTATTTGGAATCACTACCAATATATCTATTCCTTGAGATATTAAGTTCTCAGCATCTCTCATCTGTTTGTCTGAGTCTCCATTTGCCGAAACTGCAACAACATCTGCTCCTAACTTATTTGCTTCCGCCGTAAATATATCTCTATCTCTTTGCCATCTCTCCAGTCTTAAATCATCTACTGTCATACCTATCTTTACTTTTGCTGCTTCCGCTGTATTTCCTAATAAAGTCCCCATTAAAAGAATTGATCCCAATGATAAAAATACTTTTTTCATAACTCTCCTCCCATATTTTTTTATATATTGTATAATGCCTCTTCCAAGTCCTCTATTAAATCCTCAGGATCCTCTAATCCTATAGATACTCTCATCGTTCCAAGAGATATTCCCATATTCTTAAATTGCTCTTCTGGAAGTTCTTTTAAATAACTTATGGCAGGAGCATATATTAAACTTTCATGCCCTCCCCAGCTGACACCAATACTAAAATATTTTAAAGAATTGAAAAACTTTTTAATATTTTCTAAATTATCACTTTTAATTTCAAATGCGAAAAGTCCACTATAACCTTCCATTTGAAGTTTTCCTAAATCGTATTGTGGAAAACTTTCAAGGCCCGGATGCATAACTTTTGATATTTTAGGGTGATTTTCTAAAAACTTTGCAACCTTTAATCCATTCTCTTCATGAGCTTTCATTCTATATGGTAAAGTTCTTAAACTTCTCTGGATTAACCAAGCTTCAAACGGCGAAAGCTTAGCCCCTAAAAAAGCATGCTCTTTATCAAAGATATCTCTTATATCTTTTTCTTTTCCAATCACAACTCCAGCCACAACATCGCTATGACCTCCAAAATATTTTGAACATGAATGAACTTCTAAATCTACTCCCATTTCTAATGGTCTTTGAAATAAAGGTGTTGCCCATGTATTATCGATTACTGTTTTTATATTGTGTTTTTTTGCTATCTTCACTATCTCTTTTATGTTCTGTAAAGAAAATACTGCTGAAGATGGTGATTCAAGATATATTAACTTTGTATTGGGACGAATATTTTTTTCAAATTCTGTAGCATCTTCACCTGAGATAAATGTTGTTTCAACGTTCATCTTCTCCTTTAAATAGCTATTCATAAAATTATTTGCCGGTCCATATACATTTTTTATTGTAATGATGTGATCTCCACATTTTAAATAATGCAGTATTGCAGAAGTTATTGCTGCCATACCGCTTGAAAACATCTTAGCACTTTCTCCACCTGCTAATTTTGCTAGCTTCTTTTCCACCATTGCAACAGATGGATTATTCCCACGAGTGTAGATACTATTTTCAAAAGGATCGTTGAAAGCTTTATCTATATCCTCCCAACTAGAAAAAGTAAATAGTGAATTTTGATATATTGGTGGTACCACTGCTCCTCTATTTTTTTGTCTGTCCTCTTTATAATGTGACAACATTGTTTTTGTTCTCATTTATTATCCCTCCACTAAAGTTTTTTCAACTTCATCTGCATCATCATCATTTTCTTTCACTTCATTATAGAAACACCCTTTTCCAGTGATAGCTAGTACAACCGCTACAACCACATTGAATAGTGTCAATAGCTGCCATCTGTTATAATCCATAACTGGCACTCCTAAAGTGGCTGACATAAATAGTCCTGTTGTTGTCCAAGGTAACATACTCTCTATCATTGTTCCTGTATCTTCAAGCGATCTTGAAAGAACTTTTCTTGGAATTTTTAATTGATTAAATTTTGGTTTAAATGCTTCAGCAACTATAAAACTTGTTGCAAATTGGTTTGATGTCATTGCATTTGTTATTCCTGTTGCTCCTAAAGCTGCTAAAATAGCTACACTTCTAGTTTTTACAAATCCAAAAACATGATTTACTATCATTGGTAAAGCATTTATTCTATCTAAAGTTCCTATATATATAAAAACTATAAATGTTACAATAACTGGGCTAGCCATACTGTATAGTCCACCTCTATTTAAAATCCTGATCACATTTTCAGGCATATTAGAAACCCAAGTGATCATACTTACATTAAATCCACCATGTAATACAGATATGATATCTCCTAATGTAAATTTTTGGAAAATAGCTGCCATTATAATACTTACTATTGATGAAGCTATCAGCGTTGGAACTGTTGGTTTTCTAGTCAATGAACCATATAGTACTATCAGTGTTGGAATCAGCAGTAATATATTAAAATTAAATGCTGAGTTTAAACCGTTTAATGTTTCAGAAACCATATTTAAATCTACATCTGCTGTACTCGGTGCATATACAATTCCTATTACTCCATAAGCTATACAAGCCATTATTGCTGCTGGAATAGTTGTATTCATCATAGATCTTATATGATCATATAAATCTACATCCGCTGCTAGTGCCGCTATATTTGTGGTGTCTGATAGTGGTGACATTTTATCTCCAAAGTAAGCTCCACCTACAATAGCTCCAGCTACTATCGAAAGGTCTGCACCTATTACCTCTGCAATTCCTATAATAACTATTCCTATTGTTCCTACAGAACCCCATGATGTTCCTGTCAATGTAGAAAAAACAATGGGAACTATAAATGCAACTAAATAAATATAACTTGGATTTATAATTTTAATTCCATGATATATAAGCATCGGTATTGTTCCACATACAATCCAAGCTCCTACAACTACACCTATTGAAAATAAAATCATCATAGCCGGAAGTCCTTGATTCAACTTTTTTACCATTGATTCCTGTATCTCATCCCAGCTAAACCCTAAATAAAATAAATTTGCTGTTCCTATAGCACTGGCTAATAAAAAAATCATCTCTAAAGACATATCGTTCATCTTTAAAATTTTGGGCTGTATTATCAATCCATAAACCAATACCGATAGTAATCCAAATACTGGAATTATTGTATTTTTCACAGTTATATTTTTTTTCATAGTTACCTCCTAATAGATATAGCTATTCAATATATTTTCTAAAACTTCTTGTCTTCCCGAACAATTTTTAATTTCTTTTAATTTTAAAGCGTAATCCGATAGATCTTTTAAGCTTACTTTCTCCTCTACAATCTCTTTTCCAATTCCAACTTTATAGCTTTCGTATCTCTTTTCAATAAAGTTCTCAAAAACTTTCTCCTCTATCAACTTTGCTGCAACTTTTAATCCTTTTGCAAATGTATCCATTCCACCAATATAAGCATAAAATAAATCTATACTATCCAGTGATGCTCTTCTTACTTTAGCATCAAAATTTAATCCTCCCTCTTTGAATCCACCTGCCATAAGTATCTCATACATAGCTAAAGTTGCATCATATACATCTGTAGGGAACTGATCTGTATCCCATCCTAAAAGTAGGTCTCCTCTATTTGCATCCACACTTCCAAAGACACCATTTATTCTTGCTAAACGTAGCTCATG harbors:
- the xylF gene encoding D-xylose ABC transporter substrate-binding protein, with translation MKKVFLSLGSILLMGTLLGNTAEAAKVKIGMTVDDLRLERWQRDRDIFTAEANKLGADVVAVSANGDSDKQMRDAENLISQGIDILVVIPNNGDVMGAIVDQAHQDGIKVLAYDRLLTNSDVDAYISFDNEKVGELQGKAIVEAMPKGRYFMMGGSPTDNNAKMFRAGQMKAVQPLVDKGDIVIVGDQWVKDWLPEEAMKIMENALTANDNKIDAVVASNDSTAGGAIQALAAQNLSGKVPISGQDADLAAVKRVVDGTQTVTVYKPIPKLAKEAAALAVKMANNEKLNMNMTVNNGYKEVPSLLLEPIAVTKNNVKETIVKDGFHSEKDVFGK
- a CDS encoding PLP-dependent aspartate aminotransferase family protein; the protein is MRTKTMLSHYKEDRQKNRGAVVPPIYQNSLFTFSSWEDIDKAFNDPFENSIYTRGNNPSVAMVEKKLAKLAGGESAKMFSSGMAAITSAILHYLKCGDHIITIKNVYGPANNFMNSYLKEKMNVETTFISGEDATEFEKNIRPNTKLIYLESPSSAVFSLQNIKEIVKIAKKHNIKTVIDNTWATPLFQRPLEMGVDLEVHSCSKYFGGHSDVVAGVVIGKEKDIRDIFDKEHAFLGAKLSPFEAWLIQRSLRTLPYRMKAHEENGLKVAKFLENHPKISKVMHPGLESFPQYDLGKLQMEGYSGLFAFEIKSDNLENIKKFFNSLKYFSIGVSWGGHESLIYAPAISYLKELPEEQFKNMGISLGTMRVSIGLEDPEDLIEDLEEALYNI
- the nhaC gene encoding Na+/H+ antiporter NhaC; this translates as MKKNITVKNTIIPVFGLLSVLVYGLIIQPKILKMNDMSLEMIFLLASAIGTANLFYLGFSWDEIQESMVKKLNQGLPAMMILFSIGVVVGAWIVCGTIPMLIYHGIKIINPSYIYLVAFIVPIVFSTLTGTSWGSVGTIGIVIIGIAEVIGADLSIVAGAIVGGAYFGDKMSPLSDTTNIAALAADVDLYDHIRSMMNTTIPAAIMACIAYGVIGIVYAPSTADVDLNMVSETLNGLNSAFNFNILLLIPTLIVLYGSLTRKPTVPTLIASSIVSIIMAAIFQKFTLGDIISVLHGGFNVSMITWVSNMPENVIRILNRGGLYSMASPVIVTFIVFIYIGTLDRINALPMIVNHVFGFVKTRSVAILAALGATGITNAMTSNQFATSFIVAEAFKPKFNQLKIPRKVLSRSLEDTGTMIESMLPWTTTGLFMSATLGVPVMDYNRWQLLTLFNVVVAVVLAITGKGCFYNEVKENDDDADEVEKTLVEG